GGGTCTTTTTGGTGTCGTGGTAGTTGATACGAAACTTCCTAAAGAGCATGATATTTTCATCAGCAAGAGGGTAAAGTGCCCAAAAACTAGCGGCTTTAATGTTTTTCCAAAGTCTTTTGACAACACCACTGAGATCGCTGTGGCTGATCTTAACTGCGTGGGTCATCTTTTTAATCTCATCAAGATCAAACACCAAGAGCTCATCCTCTCTGTCTTTGAGCTTTTGGAAGATGGCAAAGAGCAAGTTTGCTTCTAGTGTGCCTAGCTTGCCTAGGGATACAGAATTGACATCGTTGTGGAAGGTTACATACTTCTCAGCGATGGCGTTAGGGATCGTGGTGGTGTTTTGGGTGATGACTTTGGTTGTTGTGGGCTGTTGTTGGGCTGTCGGTTGGTTTTGGTCTTGCGTAGGGGTTTCTGTTGTGGTGGTGGGGGTTGCTGGTTGCTGTTCTAGGGTGTTTGTGGTGGTTGTTTGATCTTGTGTGAATCTTGGGAGTTGGGGGGGTTGTGGAGCTAAGGCTAAGAGTTTTTGTAGACATTCGGATTTTTCTTGCTCTAAAACGCCCTTAAGTACGGCATTAGTCTCGGCATTAATTAAAGCTTGTAATCCGTGCAGTTGTTGTATCAAAGCTTGTTTTTGTTGCTCTGGATTCACAATTTTATCCTTATCTTTCCTACTCATTGTATATATTTTAAGCTTAAATAGTTATATTAGTGCGGATTTTACCCCCTATTAGTGCGGATTTTACCCCCTATTAGTGCGGATTTTACCCCCTATTAGTGCGGATTTTACCCCCTATTACTCTCCACGAGCCCCCTCCCACACGAACTCCGCGCCCCCCCTAAAAGGTTAAAAAGACGAAGTCTTTTAAAATGGTTAAACCCTGCGTGTGAGTGCGCATGACGCTCGGGAACTAGGATCAGCCCAAAAGTGGGTGAGAAAACTTACAAAAAAGAAAATTTTTTGATGAAAAAGGTGCATGAGAAGGTAAGCCAAGCTTACGCTTGGCATCTATATTGCTCTTGGGGGCAAGCCCCCAAACCCCCCAAGAGAGGGTTTTGAAGTGAGGATTAGATTTTTGGTCTTGAAGTATCTATGACTATGAAGTAATCATGTCTTTGGGGAGAGAGTGAAAAACTGATTGACTTAGGACAATTATGTCTTTGGAGAGTAAGATGAAGAGAAGCAATAAATCAAGCATAGCGTTTAAAGCGCTTTTGAAGGCTCGTAGAGCGAAAGGTTACGGGTGGGGAGTATCAAACTATGGTTCGGTGGTTGAAAGCGATTGTAGGGGATTATAGCTTACAAAGGAGCATTTACTGCTTTTCTAAATTTGCTCCGATCCGCTTCATAGGGTTTGCCACACCATAACGCCATAAGCTTTGAAGAGATGGTTTGGCAGGCGTAGCAAATGCAAAAAGGGGAAGCAATGTGTTAGAATGACTTTTTTCATTTTTGACACAAGGGTAAGCAATGAAAATTCTCTCTCTCTCTCTCTCTCTCTCTCGTTTGTTCTGCTAATAGGTGCTTGCACATCCCCAGCTGGTCTTTTGTTTAACGGTTCAGAGCTCCCCGTTTCTGGTAAAAGTGCTAAGTATTCAAAAGAGGGGCACGCTACTTGTATGAGTTTTTTGTGGCTGATTGCAGGAGGTAATTGTTCTGTTAAAAAAGCAGCCGAAAAAGGCAGCATTACGGATATTAAAATGGTGGATCGTAAAGTAATTACTTTTCCCCTTGGGATTATGGGAATATACACGACTATCGTAAGGGGGGACTAAAGGGGCTAATGTAATTTATCGATTTTGCCATAACCTCTCTAGCTTTAAGGTAGTTACCTGCAGGTGAGGTTAACGCAAGAGGGAAGCTCATTGGGGTATAGTCCTAAAAACGCCCTGGAATTGCCCACAATCGATTTTATAGGCTTGGGTAATGGGGGTTTTACTACCTTGGGTCATCTTTGCGTTCTACGAGCCTTCTAGGGGGTTAGAAATGCTATGTGTTCTTTGGGGCAGTTGGTTTATTATCTTGCCCCTTACTCTTTTTCGTTGTTTTTGGCTCGATTAAGCATTAAAATATCTTGCGCTTAATGGTCTATATTTCGTTAGCATTTATTGCGTTATATTGTGGCTTAAAGCGCAAGGGCTAAATGTGATAGCCTCCGCTGTCTTTTTGCTGTGAGGCTTGCAAAGAGATTTCTTCTGCGGATCGCTTGCGCTCATCAACATATCTTAGAATGTCGTCAAAAGCCTCGCTAGCCTCTTGTGGGTTTATCTCTGCTATTTTGGTAACCTCTTGCAAAAGGTAAGCTAAATCCTTATCTATGTCTTTGAATAAGGGCAAACTCTTTTCTAGGTTCTCTAACTTTAGGGCAATGTCCGCTTTCTCTTGTTTCAATACCCCGTATTGCCCTTTTAAAGCGTCATATTCCGCTTGCAAAGGATTAGGGGCTGTATCCTCTTGCTTTGGCACATCTTGCGTTTGTGGGGCGTTATTTAGCTCTTTAGGCTTTTGTGCCTCTGCAAGCTCTGTTACAAGCCCTTTGTTAGTCGCCCTCATCGCTTTGTATCTGTCCCTTGATCGCTTTAGGGCATTGTAGGTTTGATCTTGCATTGCCTCAAAGGCTTTGATTTGGCTCTTTTGCCCGTTGCTTGCAAGTGTTAAAAAAACTACTTCATGAGTGGCTTTAGACAAATCCGCCCTAAGTCCTTTGATCCGCTTTGCCTTTAGTCCGTATTTCTCTTTTAGTCCTAAAAAGCGGTCTTGTAACTTGTCTTTCTCTCGCTTGAGATTATTTAGAGCGGTGTCATCTTGTTTGATAATCGTTTTTGGTTCTGCCTCTTTGAGGGTCTTAATCTGTTCTGCTTGCTCGGCATTTGTCGTTTGCAAAGATTGCACGCTCTCAATGGCTTGAGTAACGACATCGCCTTTCTTAGTAAGATCATCGGCTAGAGTGTCGCATTTGCCTTTGAGTTCTTGCAAGGCGGTTTCTAGGGTTTCAATCTTTTTGAGTTGTTCGGCTTGCGTGGCATTTGTGGTTTGCAATGCCTCCATGTCCTCATTAAGCCCGCTAATCGTGGTTTCTTGTTCTTGCCCCTTGTCTGCTATCGCCTTTAGTTTGTCTTGGACTGTGAGATCATCGTCTTGTTCTTTTGGATCAATCAATGCGCTATAAGTGGCATTTATGGCGGTTTCTAGGCTTGTTTTGGCGTTTTCGGCTGTTTCTGCTTTGCTTGCTTGCTTTTTGAGATTATCAATGCCTTTTTCAAGGTGTTCTTTAGCATATCGTGGCCTGTGCCATGTTTCCCCGCTCGCTTTCTCGCAAAGTGCGGTTAAATCTGCGTTGCGCTGTTTAATGTCCGCCCTTAAGTTCTC
This Helicobacter sp. NHP19-012 DNA region includes the following protein-coding sequences:
- a CDS encoding TRL-like family protein, with the translated sequence MTFFIFDTRVSNENSLSLSLSLSFVLLIGACTSPAGLLFNGSELPVSGKSAKYSKEGHATCMSFLWLIAGGNCSVKKAAEKGSITDIKMVDRKVITFPLGIMGIYTTIVRGD